A single window of Nicotiana tomentosiformis chromosome 1, ASM39032v3, whole genome shotgun sequence DNA harbors:
- the LOC104093178 gene encoding AT-hook motif nuclear-localized protein 23-like, with amino-acid sequence MAGLDLGSASHRFLPHHIQRPHDSEDDENNRNNQFSDDNNNNNDISSHQQGGDVVGRRPRGRPPGSKNKPKPPVIITRESANALRAHILEVSSGHDVFESVANYARKRQRGICILSGSGTVNNVTIRQPAAAGSVVTLHGRFEILSLSGSFLPPPAPPGATSLTIYLAGGQGQVVGGNVVGALIASGPVIVIASSFTNVAYERLPLDEENESIQMQQTGVSQPSGGSGSGNFADPSIGLPFLNLPLNMPPNGQLPMESGGGWNGNSANRPQY; translated from the coding sequence aTGGCTGGTTTAGACTTAGGTTCAGCTTCTCATCGTTTTCTTCCTCATCATATCCAAAGACCACATGATTCCGAAGATGATGAAAACAATCGGAATAATCAATTTTCcgatgacaacaacaacaacaacgatatCTCTTCTCATCAACAAGGTGGTGACGTTGTAGGACGTAGGCCAAGAGGTCGTCCACCTGGTTCGAAAAACAAGCCTAAGCCCCCAGTTATCATCACTAGAGAAAGCGCGAACGCGCTTCGCGCACATATTTTGGAAGTGAGCAGTGGGCATGATGTGTTTGAATCAGTTGCTAATTATGCAAGAAAAAGGCAAAGAGGAATTTGTATACTGAGTGGGAGCGGTACAGTTAATAACGTCACCATACGGCAGCCAGCGGCTGCCGGTTCAGTGGTGACGTTACATGGTAGGTTTGAGATATTATCATTATCAGGATCTTTTTTACCACCACCAGCACCACCAGGAGCAACAAGCTTAACAATATATTTAGCTGGTGGTCAAGGTCAAGTTGTTGGTGGAAATGTTGTGGGCGCCTTAATTGCTTCAGGTCCAGTTATTGTAATTGCATCATCTTTTACTAATGTTGCTTATGAGAGATTGCCTTTGGATGAAGAGAATGAGTCAATTCAGATGCAACAAACTGGGGTGTCACAACCATCTGGTGGAAGTGGAAGTGGTAATTTTGCTGATCCATCAATTGGACTTCCTTTTCTTAATTTGCCACTCAATATGCCACCAAATGGTCAACTTCCAATGGAAAGTGGAGGAGGATGGAATGGGAACTCAGCAAACAGGCCACAATATTAG